The nucleotide sequence GTAACCGGGGATAATCCCTTTGTTAGTTGAAAGAATCGCAACTCCAAGGCCAGCCTTAACAAGTGGAATCTCATCCTTACCGACGTAAATCCTCCTACCGGGCTTTGAAACCCTCTTAATCTCGTTTATAACCCTCTCCTTATTAGGACCGTACTTAAGGTGAACTCTTATCAACTTTTTCTTGTTCTCAGGGTTCTTAGCCCTCTTAAAAGGCTCCTCAATAATCTCGTAGTCCTTTATGAAACCTTCCTCTTTAAGGATCTTAGCAATAGCCTCATTCACCTTTGAGTAAGGAGCGTCTGTGTACTCCTTGTAAACAAGGTTTGCGTTCCTAATCCTCGTCAGGAAATCGGAAACTGTATCCATCATCATGGCTTCTCTACCCCTCTTACCGTGTTTTTACCAGCTGGCCTTCTTTAGGCCTGGAATTTTACCTTGGAGAGCAAGTGTTCTAAAGCAGAGCCTGCACATTCCAAAC is from Thermovibrio guaymasensis and encodes:
- the rpsH gene encoding 30S ribosomal protein S8, translated to MMMDTVSDFLTRIRNANLVYKEYTDAPYSKVNEAIAKILKEEGFIKDYEIIEEPFKRAKNPENKKKLIRVHLKYGPNKERVINEIKRVSKPGRRIYVGKDEIPLVKAGLGVAILSTNKGIIPGYKARKLGVGGEVLCYVW